A window of Panthera tigris isolate Pti1 chromosome A3, P.tigris_Pti1_mat1.1, whole genome shotgun sequence genomic DNA:
CCGGAAGAGAGGTGGTAGGACACGGAAAGGCCCCAAAAGGCCCCAACAACCTAATCCTCCGTCAGCCCCTCTGGTTCCTGGTCTCTTAGATCAATCCAGCCCTCTATCTGCCCCCATGCCTAAGAAACGAGGTCGAAGGTCCAAGGCAGAGCTGCTACTGCTGAAGTTGTCCAAAGACCTAGATCAGCCAGAGTCTCCACCTCCAAAGAGGCCCCCTGAGGACTTTGAGACCCCTCCTGGGGAACGACCCCGCCGAAGGGCTGCCCAAGTGTAAGGATTGTGGGGCGCAGCTCGGTGGAGGGGGGGTCGGGGTGAAGGGAATCAGGGTGGGACAGATGTTGGAGAGCTGAGAGGCTGTGGTGAGGCGTCAGGTAAGCAGGGGTAACGTCTGGGTTCTGGGGACTTGAGCCATCTTCTAGCTCTTACCGCAGCAACTTTTGCCTGTTGCTAAGTTTGTCTGTCTAGGAGGTTGCTTTTTGTGCCTTGTATCCTGTCACCTTTTTCAGTTTCCTCCAGGTCTTCGTTGCAATTTTACCGCCCAGTATATATCAGTCTCTCTGTGACCTTCCATTCTTCCCTTGGCTCTTACTGATCTCTGTGGTAGAGTGAAAGTGCTTTTGGACTTAGAGTTGGCAGATCTGGGTTCACATTCCACAAACATGATCTGAGTCTTATCTTGGCCAAGTCCATAACTTCCCTGGATCTCTGGGTCTTTatcaaaggggaagggaaaattaATAGCTGCTTTGCAGGGGTCCTTGGGAGGATCCAGTGAGATAAGAATCAGCTAAGTATCTGGAAAAGGGGctctcagttaagtgtctgtgaGTATGGCTCTGACTCTGCTCTGTGCCACAGGGCACTTCTGTACCTTCAGGAACTGGCTGAAGAGCTCTCAACAACCCTGCCTGCTCCAGTGCCCCGTCCCGAGAGCCCCAAAGTGAGCAGCCCTGCCCAACCAAATAAAAGCCAGCCACAGGCAGCCTGTCAAGGTGGAGAAGAAGAGAATAACACTGCACGGGATGAAGACTTTGTTCTCCAGGTTGAGGCTGAAGATGGAAATGAAAGCGAGGCTCCAAGCGAGATCTCATCTGACCCCGAGCCTGCGGTGCCTCGGAGCACCCCACGAGGATCCACTTCCGGGGTAACTGAATGAATAAGAAAGTAGGGAAATAGGAGGATTATTAGGGGGTCTACAGGGTGCCTAGTAACTGATGGCcaaaataggtgaaggaagaaagggacacCCTCAAAAACAGGTGGGGCGCAGGGGGGCTGCGGGTGTAAGTACAGGAGATTACTCATTCAGATACCGAGCATCTACTCTGCACTAGGAAACGCATGTGACTGCAACAGCATTCTGCCTAAGTCCACAGTGTGATAGGTGCTTCACCGGGACTGAACACAGTGCTTTGGGCGTGTAGAGGAAGGTAGTGAACTACTCAGGCTTCCCAGAGAAGTGACGGTTGGGCTAGGTCTTGAGAGGTGAGTGGCAGTTTGCCAGAGGGATTGTTTTTCCCAGAAATTCCCGGGACAGGACACTAGAGCAGGCAGGGCTATTGAGAGCTCTCAGCAAGTTCCCAAGGGTGCAGAAGTGCCCAGCGGGACCTCGGAGGGTCTAGGGGAGAGCGCTGGGATCAAACTCGGGAGGATGGCCGGACGACCACTGGAAGGAGCCAACACAGGTGTTTGTACGTTTGTtgaattgtggtaaaatataccacataaaatttgccatttaaaaatgtacgaTTGAGTGGTGTTAGCGTGTCCTTggtgttgtgcagccatcaccaccacccatttCCCAAACGTTTTCATCACGACACACAGAAACTCTATACAACAAAGGTTTTTAAGTAGAAATATAATTAGTTAGGACAATAGGTCAGTCAGCAGTGGACAATTAGAAGACAGCTTCAGGTATCCAGGTAGTAATAGGGAGCGTCTGAATCAAGCCATGAAGCAAGCGAAGGTGGGGGACGGATGCAAGAGACGTTTGAGACAGTTAACAGCACTTGGCAGTCACAGGAAAGGAAGGAGTAGGAGTTTCTAACTTAGATGGTACTTTCTTGTGCTGGACTTCAGGACAGaggagcagtgggggaggggggtgggtgagcAGTGAGGCGATGAgctcacttccttttcttttgaaatttatttttttaagttttcaaaatttattttaagagagagagagagaaagagcgagcgcgagttgggggaggggtaatgagagaggagagagacagaatcctaagcaggctccacactgccagcacagagcccaacatggggcttgaacccatgaactgtgagatcatgacctgagccaaaaccaaaagtcggatgcccaaccaactgagccacccaggcatcccttaatttttaaattttatttaaatccaagttagttaacatatagtataataatgatttcaggagtggaattgtgATTCATATTTACATATAACCCCCCATGATGAACTCACTTTCTGACATGTTGAATTGGCCTGTGGGCCATGGGCCATCCTACTAGAGATGTCTGGTAGCCAGTCATGTATGTGAGATCAGTGCCTGCCTTGTCTCAAGTGCAACATTTAAGGGAGTCCCAAACCCTCAGTAATCAAGAAAAGTATTTTgatgcaacattttaaaaaataaaaattgaggggtgcctgggtggctcagtcggttaagcgtccgacttcagctcaggtcatgatctcacagtctgtgagttcaagccccgcgtcgggctctgtgctgacagctcagaccctggagcctgcttcggattctgtgtttccctctctctctccccctcccctgctcatgctctgtctcaaaaataaataagaacattaaaataaattttttttaataaaaaaaaataaaaataaaaattgatgcaacagatttatgatgaagaaaaatatcaaggttttaaataaagacaggaactgtattactgatttttccttttgctttacgCTCTGTAATATGGCTTGGGATCACTGTAAAAGTCTAGAATTTGTAGAGAAGCTGAAACTGAGTAAAGCTTACATTTTCTAAGATATAAACTTGATAATCAGGCATAATGATGGAAGTCAAAGCTATGGGCATGGGGTGAGATTACCTGGAGTGTGTGCAGGGAGGGTtgaggagaagacagagggacTCGGGGAAATACCATCATCAACTAAACCTGTCAGAGGAGGGAGAGCCTGCAGAGGAATAttagagaggcaggaaggaacaaGGAGACACTATCCCATAGGGCAGGAGTTTGAGGAAGCGAATGTGAGTCCTCTGAACCAAATGCCATGGAGACGCTGAGGAAGGTGAACAGAAAATACGTAACAGGTTccaggaacctgggtggctcagttggttgaatgtcctaattcttgatttcggctccagtcacgatctcacggtttgtggggttgggctccgcgctgatagcacagagcctgcttgggattttctctctctctgtgcccctccctcgtgTACACTggtgcatgctgtctctcccccccccccccaaaataaataaacttcaaaaaaataaataagaaaatacataacaGGTTTTGCAGAAGGTGAAGTCCTAGTAATGGTGGAAACATCAATCTTTTAAGACACTGACAGGTCAGAGGCTAGAGAGGAGGTAGTACCAAGAAAAGTAAAAGCTGGGAAAGCTGTCTTCCGGGGACTTTCTCCAGTCTGTAAAGTTCTCTcgcttatgtttttttttccatttgatccTCAGAAACAGAAGCCACACTGCCGGGGAATGGCTCCCAATGGCTTACCAAATCACATCATGGCTCCAGTTTGGAAGTGCCTCCATCTCACCAAGGACCTGTGAGGcttgaggagggggctggggatgcGGGGGTGGTGTTGGCGTGCAGAGGACCTTCTAGAAGTGGGGCCatgggaaagagggaaggcaCTCACAGGGCAGGACACTGAAGACATTCATAACTAAAAGGTACCGCTCTAAAGGCAAGAGCTCCAGAGCCGTGCTGTCTGACATAAGCCACTAGCTGTGTGTGTGGccatttaaatgtaatttcaaattaattaaaatgaaatgaaaagtctaGTTTCACAgctgcactagccacatttcaataGCCACTTACAGCTAGCGGCTAATGTATCCGTTGGACAGCACACATAATAGATCCCTCCCATCACTGCACACAGGTTACTGGACAGAGCTGCCCAAGAATTTCTCTCCTCCTTCACTAACGCTGCTTCTGTCCCTCCAGCCGAGAACAGAAGCACTCGTACTGGGAGTTTGCAGAGTGGATTCCGTTAGCCTGGAAGTGGCACTTGTTGTCTGAACTGTAAGTTAGACATTCTGAAGCCGAGGAGGGGGTGACACTCCTGGGATCAGAAGAGGGACAGGAAATCCTGGGGTGGGTGAAAGTCTTCCACATTCATGCTCTTTCCTTTGCCTGCCCCCAGTGAGGCGGCGCCCTACCTGCCCCAGCAGGAGAAGTCTCCACTGTTCTCTGTACAGCGTGAAGGACTTCCTGAAGATGGCACACTCTACCGAATAAACAGGTGAAGATTGCATCTCTTTCTGGTTCTAGGAGATAGAAACAGGACAAATGAATGTTGAAAGGGATGACATATTGGCCCTCTTCTTCCCCTGATGCTGTTCCAGTTGGTCCCAGGGTGGGAGGCCTTGCTAGACCTGGTCAACCCAGGTAGTTTGCAGTGCTCATCACTGCTGGCCAGACTGAGGGCAGCTACGGAGATGGAAGGTCAAACCCGTTTACAAGGTCACATCTACTCAGATAGACCTGGGCACACTGGCCCTGGAGAGCCCTGTGGTAAACCAGAATGCACAGCCTGTCATCTTTGAAGGTGAACTAGAGCTAGACAAGctttggaaggaaaggaggaagataCAGATGGTGGCTAAGGACTATTGTCACCTGTAGAATGTTCTTGATATTCTGGCCCTTGCTTAAGCTAGTTCATACCAGCTCCAGGTGGAGCTCCCATTCTGTcctcattaccttttttttttttttttttaaaggcttaattttttggagcagttttaggttcaaaattgagaggaaggtgcagagatCTCCCATATACTCCCCTGCCCCCATACATGCACAGCtgccccattatcaacatcccccaccagagggTACATTTGTTACGATGAATgagcctacattgacacatcatcactcaaagtccatagtgTACGTCAGGgtccactcttggtgttgtacattctttgggtttggacaaatgtataatgacatgtctCTGTCATGATGggatcatacagagtagttttgctgccctaaaaatcctatGTGTTCTAGCTACTCATCCTCCCCTCTAATCCCTGGCTATCACTGATCTTTTGACtgtatagttttgccttttccaaaatgctaCATAGTTGGGTTCATACAGCGTGTAGCCTTTTTCAGgtgggtttctttcacttaaacgtgcatttaaggttcctccatgccttttcattgtttgatagctcatttatttttagtgccatgtaatattccattgtttggatgcttatccattcacctaatgAAGTCCTTATTAccttttattcattcctttcttcatcCCATCTTTGACTTTTCTCTAGATTTAGCTCGATCACAGCACACCCAGAGCGCTGGGATGTGTCCTTCTTCACAGGGGGACCCCTCTGGGCTCTGGATTGGTGCCCAGTGCCAGAGGGGGCATCAGCTTCGCAGTATGTGGCCCTCTTCTCCAGCCCTGACATGAATGAGACACACGCACTGAGCCAGCTTCATTCGGGTCCCGGGCTGCTCCAACTCTGGGGCCTCGGGACCTTGCAGCAAGAAAGCTGGTGAGGTGGGGCTGGAATGCTGCTGTGGGAGGGTGGTTGAGGAGAAGgatggggctgggcaggggcgcTGGGGCGCTTGGATTGGGTGGAGATGGggcagagcacaggctctggCAGCCCTAGGCCCCTTCTCCCTACCCATTCTCCCCATATGCTTTCTCTCCTCAGTCCTGGCAACAGGGCCCACTTTGTCTATGGGATTGCTTGTGACCATGGCTGCATCTGGGACCTCAAGTTCTGCCCCAGTGGAGCATGGGAACTTCCAGGCACCCCTCGGAAGGTACCTCCCTGTTGGTTGTGGTATGCTCTAGGACTCAGAGTCAGAGCAGAGAGGCCCTGCGAGTtctcagaggagacagagagcGGTGGATGGAGTTTTCCCGGCAACCCCATATCGTTTCCAGGGGCCAAAACCTCAAAAGTTTTCTGAGAGGCTCTGAAGGCAGCAAGCCTCAGCACAGATCTGGTCTCCCCCTCTAGGCTCCTCTTCTGCCCCGATTGGGCCTCTTGGCTCTTGCCTGCTCAGATGGGAAGGTGCTGCTGTTCAGTCTGCCCCATCCAGAGGCTCTGCTGGCTCAACAGCCCCCAGGTGAGTAGTGCAGCAGGCGAGGGGGTGGTGCTGCTGCAGCAGGGTCTGTCCATCTCCCCTGAAGCCCCTCCTGGCCCAGCCTCTAGGACCAAGCCTTACTCGGCATCCTACCCACTCTGACTTCACACCTTTTGTTCTCCACCTGTCTCTTTAGCAGTCTGCAAAAGGGGTACTCTCTCCTGCAGTCTTCTCACTGGGCTCTTTGAGCATACCCCCTTTCTCCCCCTTGCCTGCTGTGTGCTCTCAGGCCctcccctcctgctgccacagctTATGTGCTGAGCGTGATCTCCCCTGATCGCCTCTGCCacactcttctccttccctcagtcCCATACTCACCTCTCCTTTCTTCACATGTTTATGTGTGCCTCTCCGTGTACACATAAACACCCTCTCTTCattgggaagagagggagagaatatagAGCTGAAGATGAGCAAGAAGAGGAAGGGGTTAGGGAAAGACATCTCCTATTTGTCAAACTTGATTTTCAACTGTCCCGAGTATTTAAAGAAGAGGGCACCCAGTTTTGAGCCCCGAGAAATGCCATACTTGGTGGTTtggtggaggagggggctgaGGAGGGAATAGGCAGTGAGGAAGTGAAGACAGATGCGTAGACGATTCTTTCAAGTAGGTTGGCCGTGAAGAGGAACACATAGATGAGGGTGGTGGCTGGAGGTGAATAAGGGGTAAAGGaaaggttttgtttgtgtgtttgttttattgagTTAGGAGACTATGGTGCATGTTTACGTATGCATATGAGAATGATCCATTAGGGAGAAAAAGCAGATCGCTCAGGAGAAACGAAAGATAACCAGATGAGCAAAGTTCTGGAAAAGGTGAGAGAGTAGGGAGAGAGCAGAGTGGAGCaattagtcattctgataggagGAAGGACACGCTCACTAtaagagggtgggggaaggggatggggccAGGTAGAGGTAGATTCATCAATGTGCTGGTGGagagatgagcataagggaaggtcATCGTCAGATTAGGGGTGCTGATGTAAGAGCAAGGCAGATCAGGACTTCAGTCCTCTGTTCTCAGAGCATCGCTCTTCTTCCCTCACAGATGCAGTGAAGCCTGCCATCTATAAGGTGAGTGAGGAATCTGCTACCTTAGCCAAGGCTCCATCTTCTCGAGCCTCCCTTACTGATTCCACAGTGAGTCTCCTTCTGCCACTGAAAAACCCCCATCCTGCTGGATTAAACACTGATTTGAGCCTTTGTGGCAAATGGTAGGTATTCCTAACCCTAGGCCCGGCTCTTCTGTCTCTGCAGGTACAATGTGTGGCGACCCTTCAGGTGGGGTCTATGCAAGCTTCGGACCCCTCTGAGTGTGGTCAGTGCCTTAGCCTGGCCTGGATGCCCACCCGGCCCCACCACCACCTGGCTGCTGGCTACTATAatggtaacaaaacaaaacaaaacataagggGATGTTgctatttaaagtttatatatgcttattgttttttggttgtttcttttttggttcaGTGTTGGGCATTATGTTCaagcaatgtaaaaaaaatacaaagaaggaagaagaaagtcactagaaatcttttcaaaaaaccataaTTAAGAGTCGGTGAACATCATTTCATGGAGTTCTGTATGCgtatataaagataaaaagatcaGATGGCGAGAGAAAGAATTCTATGACCGTGGGAtcattctatgtattttaaaaatattttttaatgttttttatatttgagagacaaagaaagagagcacaagtggcagaggggcagagagagggagacaggatctgaagtggactccatgctgacagcagagatcccagtgtgggtcttgagctcatgaaccatgagataatgacctgagctgaagccggacgcttaaccgactgagccacccaggcgccccctatataagctgttttaaagattttgtttttaagtaatctccacacccattgtggggctcagactcacaaccctgagagcaagagtcgcACACTTTAccccctgagccagccaggcgcccctttataagctattttaaatgaaaatgtatgaaatttaattacactttaattttataaaagaaaaagactggaaaCTGAAAGATGGGCTAAGCTTCCCATAAATGTTCCTTCACCACAGAGACATCCATTCCTTCGGATCTTCTTGAGGttaaaaagagggggaaagaatgaTAAAGAGCAGTCCAGTAGTTGGAGTTATCAGGTGACAATTTCATGGTCAGACCTCATCAGTAGCCTCAGCCTACAGAGGTCAGGAAATTAGCACTCTCACGCTTCTTGCTGGCCCTCTCAGTCTTCTCAGTGTTTCTTTTGGTACTGTGATTTTTCATCATTTGCATGCTGTCATTGTTGATGCTGTTTTGCTGTCTTGATTCCCAGTTATTTTACCTTAATTctgtattgaaatgatcatgtgtgTCCACCGTCCGTTCACCTCAGGCTGCCGTTGTTGCCAAATTACTGATACGGCTCAGCTGGAGTTCATGGCCaatgagctttttcttttttttttaattttttttttttaacgtttatttatttttgagacagggagagacagagcatgaacaggggaggggcagagagagagggagacacagaatctgaaacaggctccaggctctgagctgtcagcacagagcccgacgcagggctcgaactcacggatcgtgagatcatgacctgagccgaagccggat
This region includes:
- the GTF3C2 gene encoding general transcription factor 3C polypeptide 2; this translates as MDTCGVGCVALGEAGPVRNMTVVDSPGQEVLNQFDVTASSEITSAEASIEMSLPPPLPGFEDSLDESRLPPEQESFSRLEQQDLSSEMSKVSKPRASKPGRKRGGRTRKGPKRPQQPNPPSAPLVPGLLDQSSPLSAPMPKKRGRRSKAELLLLKLSKDLDQPESPPPKRPPEDFETPPGERPRRRAAQVALLYLQELAEELSTTLPAPVPRPESPKVSSPAQPNKSQPQAACQGGEEENNTARDEDFVLQVEAEDGNESEAPSEISSDPEPAVPRSTPRGSTSGKQKPHCRGMAPNGLPNHIMAPVWKCLHLTKDLREQKHSYWEFAEWIPLAWKWHLLSELEAAPYLPQQEKSPLFSVQREGLPEDGTLYRINRFSSITAHPERWDVSFFTGGPLWALDWCPVPEGASASQYVALFSSPDMNETHALSQLHSGPGLLQLWGLGTLQQESCPGNRAHFVYGIACDHGCIWDLKFCPSGAWELPGTPRKAPLLPRLGLLALACSDGKVLLFSLPHPEALLAQQPPDAVKPAIYKVQCVATLQVGSMQASDPSECGQCLSLAWMPTRPHHHLAAGYYNGMVVFWNLPTSSPLQRIRLSDGSLKLYPFQCFLAHDQAVRALQWCKANSHFLVSAGSDRKIKFWDLRRPYEPINSIKRFLSTELAWLLPYNGVTVAQDNCYASYGLCGIHYIDAGYLGFKAYFTAPRKGTVWSLSGSDWLGTIAAGDISGELIAAILPDMALNPINVKRPVERRFPIYKADLMPYQDSPEGRDRSASSEAPNPPKARTYAETVSHHYLLFQDTDLGSFHDLLHREPMLRMQEGEGHSQLCLDRLQLEAIHKVRFSPNLDSYGWLVSGGQSGLVRIHFVRGLTSPLGHRMQLESRAHFTAMFQPSSPIKGPGFPPTSHRLLPSP